The genomic interval CTCTTACTTGGAGTTTGGATGTAGCGCAATTTCTCCAAGGCGTTACTTTGCTTTCGGCAATGGTTTTTAGTCCTTATCCTTTGTGTGGTTGAGTAATTTATCGCATCTGGTGTTGATGATTTGAGATTTTTTTACCACAGATAAAAACATATAAATCTTTGTAAATAGGAAATAAATCGGAATCTACATCTGTGTTTATCTGTGGTAAAAAATCAATGCTTTTCGCTAAACGAAACAGGCGGCATCACTACTTTAGTCGTCAGTCCCAAAGTTTTCAACACCCAAATTGACCACCAGGTAACATCAATTTCCCACCAACGCCAACCTGCTTTTGCTACGTTGGGATAAGCATGATGGTTATTATGCCAACCTTCTCCGTAGGTGAAAATGGCTGCCCACCAAAGATTCCGGGAATTATCATCAGTTTCAAAGGTGCGATATCCCCAAACGTGAGTGACGGAGTTAATAAACCAGGTACAATGCCACAGAAGAACTGCTCTGACAAACATTCCCCAAATTACGAAAGACCAACCACCTAAAGCATATAGCAACAATCCCAGAGGAATTTGTAGTAATAAAAAGTTGCGATTTAGCCAGCGATAAAAAGCATCTCGTTCCAAATCTGGTGCAAAGCGTTTGTATTGTTCGTATTCAAAGAATTCGGCATGGGGATAGAAGATCCATAACATATGACTCCACCAAAATCCGCGACGTGCAGAGTAGGGATCTTTTTTTACATCTTCGGTATTCGCATGATG from Leptolyngbyaceae cyanobacterium carries:
- a CDS encoding fatty acid desaturase, with product MTSQFVTNSPEKEPSLDWMAVVFFSSVHLIALLAPWFFSWSALGVMLFLHWLFGSIGICLGYHRLLSHRSLQVPQWLEYAIAFIGALALQGGPIFWVAGHRLHHANTEDVKKDPYSARRGFWWSHMLWIFYPHAEFFEYEQYKRFAPDLERDAFYRWLNRNFLLLQIPLGLLLYALGGWSFVIWGMFVRAVLLWHCTWFINSVTHVWGYRTFETDDNSRNLWWAAIFTYGEGWHNNHHAYPNVAKAGWRWWEIDVTWWSIWVLKTLGLTTKVVMPPVSFSEKH